One segment of Meriones unguiculatus strain TT.TT164.6M chromosome 3, Bangor_MerUng_6.1, whole genome shotgun sequence DNA contains the following:
- the Ccdc17 gene encoding coiled-coil domain-containing protein 17, translating into MADYPRESGLLPCESCDMVFRSWALLATHTQRFCIGRLTPEATQPSVTTIMAQEKSRSDQESRTSLKRLTEEVRLLRLSLQGSQTAGSPGERLQVLQGARARRVAETDARGRALQRRSEELEQRLLGGAGAEGRPSRPLGVERELRELRAEAGRARAALQTLGAHVLALQPQPRSPWDAYREAEFGRRTLPANLGTLATEIRVLREAYVRGGGRDPGVLDKIRQLQVEAAALELRQSQNRMEKASVTSEELLMVEAENRLLEAEILALKKQKGLSPAPWGPGDLWRCMSRKGDTFLLSPPVAPPMPPLTSSRNVWNFHATSKAKLNGPMTRNVGLDLHSSLPPADVLGPALYDPGAGLVIFYDFLLGLEASWIWVQLMTSLARGGQDTGGTTALPPALCLPPPSAPGPMGNCAILASRQPVPRLPPSPLLSLTCELQAWQGVTWAPQPKAWASLLLFDQDQKVLSGRWRLPLRVLPPNPSLSLEQLNEIPQAGQAELFLRLVNARDTDVQKLEEINPASAHEYQYPPLVSSSSLEASSFTHNSAFADPPPPTEEACQG; encoded by the exons ATGGCTGATTACCCTAGGGAGTCAGGACTTCTGCCCTGTGAGTCCTGTGACATGGTTTTCCGCTCCTGGGCGTTGTTGGCCACCCACACCCAGAGATTCTGCATTGGCCGGCTGACCCCGGAGGCGACACAGCCTTCAGTAACCACG ATTATGGCACAGGAAAAGAGCCGTTCAGATCAGGAGTCCAGGACGTCTCTAAAGAGGCTGACCGAGGAG GTGCGGTTGCTGAGACTGTCCCTACAGGGCTCCCAGACGGCGGGGAGCCCTGGTGAGAGGCTCCAGGTGTTGCAGGGAGCCCGAGCCAGGCGCGTGGCGGAGACTGACGCGCGAGGCCGGGCCCTGCAGCGTCGCAGCGAAG AGCTGGAACAGCGCCTCCTCGGCGGAGCGGGAGCCGAGGGACGGCCGTCCCGCCCGCTCGGCGTGGAGCGCGAGCTCAGGGAGCTCAGGGCCGAGGCCGGCCGGGCGCGGGCCGCGCTGCAAACGCTGGGCGCGCACGTCCTGGCGCTCCAGCCACAGCCGCG CAGCCCTTGGGACGCCTACAGGGAAGCGGAGTTCGGCCGCCGGACTCTGCCTGCCAACCTGGGAACGCTGGCCACGGAGATACG GGTCCTACGTGAGGCCTATGTGCGCGGTGGAGGTCGGGACCCAGGAGTTCTGGACAAAATACGGCAGCTGCAAGTAGAGGCGGCAGCCCTGGAGTTGCGGCAGTCGCAGAACCGCATGG AAAAAGCAAGTGTCACCTCTGAGGAGCTTCTAATGGTGGAAGCTGAAAACCGGCTCCTGGAGGCAGAAATCCTAGCCTTGAAGAAGCAGAAGGGCTTGAGTCCGGCACCCTGGG GACCCGGGGATCTCTGGCGATGCATGAGTAGGAAGGGTGatacctttcttctctctccaccAGTTGCACCCCCAATGCCACCACTTACAAGTTCCAGAAATGTCTGGAACTTCCATGCCACTTCAAAGGCT AAACTTAATGGACCCATGACAAGGAACGTGGGTCTGGATCTCCACTCCTCCCTACCACCAGCTGATGTTCTAGGCCCTGCACTCTATGATCCTGG GGCTGGCCTTGTCATTTTCTATGACTTCCTGCTGGGCCTTGAAGCATCTTGGATTTGGGTGCAGCTAATGACAAGCTTGGCCCGGGGTGGACAGGATACAGGAGGGACCACAGCATTGCCTCCAGCACTCTGCTTGCCTCCACCTTCAGCTCCTGGACCTATGGGCAACTGTGCCATCCTTGCAAGCAGGCAGCCTGTGCCCAG GCTGCCTCCATCCCCACTGCTATCTTTGACCTGTGAGCTACAGGCCTGGCAGGGAGTCACATGGGCACCACAACCAAAGGCTTGGGCCTCACTATTGCTATTTGACCAAGACCAGAAGGTGCTTAGTGGCCGTTGGCGCCTCCCACTTCGGGTCCTTCCTCCTAATCCCAGCCTCAGCCTTGAGCAGTTGAACGAGATCCCCCAG GCAGGTCAAGCTGAGCTCTTTCTGAGGCTGGTGAATGCAAGAGATACAGATGTCCAGAAACTGGAAGAGATCAATCCAGCAAGTGCCCATGAATACCAGTACCCACCACTG GTCTCTAGTTCATCATTGGAAGCTAGTTCCTTCACCCACAATTCTGCCTTTGCTGACCCTCCACCTCCCACAGAAGAGGCTTGTCAAGGATAA